Below is a window of Deinococcus aerophilus DNA.
GCTGAGAAAGGAACTGGGCAAGGTCACCCTGGGCGACCCGGCGCGCGACGACGTGCGCATGGGCGCCCTGGTGAGCGTGGAACAGCGCGACCGCGTGCGGGAAACGCTGACGCAGCTGGGCCGGGAGGCGCGCGTGGTGATCGGCGGTGCGGAGGGTGAACTGCGCGGCGGCGACCGCGAGAAGGGGGCCTTCCTCGACCCCACCGTGCTGCTGTGCGACTCCCCCCTGACGGCGACGGGGCCGCACGAGCTGGAAGCCTTCGGGCCGGTGGCGACGCTGCTGCCCTACGACACGCTGGACGACGCCATCACGCTGGCCCGTCTGGGCCGGGGCTCGCTGGCGGGCAGCGTGATTACCCACGACCGCGCCGAGGCGACCGAGCTGGTCCTGGGGCTGGCAAGCACGCACGGCCGCCTGCTGGTCCTCAACCGCGACGACGCCAAGGAGAGCACCGGCCACGGCTCGCCGCTGCCGCAGCTGCTGCACGGCGGCCCGGGCCGGGCGGGCGGCGGCGCGGAACTGGGCGGCATTTCCGGGGTCAAGCACCACATGAACAAGGTGGCCGTACAGGCCGACCCCACCACCCTGAGCGCGATCACCCGCGAGTACGTGCCGGGCGGCGAGGTCACCGAGGACGTGGTTCACCCGTTCCGCAAGACCTTTGACGAAATTCAGGTCGGGGACAGCCTGCTCACGCACCGCCGCACCGTCACCGAGGCGGACATCGTGAACTTCGCGGGCCTGACTGGGGACCATTTCTATGCCCACGTGGACGAGATCGGGGCGAAAGAGGGCATCTTCGGGCGGCGGGTGGCGCACGGCTACTTCCTGATCTCCGCCGCCGCCGGCATGTTCGTCTCGCCCGCGCCGGGGCCGGTGCTGGCGAACTACGGCCTGGAGAACCTGCGTTTTGTGGAGCCGGTGGGGATCGGCGACACCATCCGCACCCGCCTGACCTGCAAGCGCAAGATCCGCAAGGACCTGCGCCCGGAGGAAACGCGCCCCACCGGCGTGGTGGAGTGGCACGCCGAGATCACCAACCAGAACGACGAACTGGTGGCCACCTACGACATCCTGACCCTGGTGGTGCGGGCCCGCGACGGCTTTGACCCGGCGCAGGAAGAGGGGCAGACCGCCCAGGCCTGAGGGTTCTGTTGTCTCCAGGGAAGTACCCCGGTGGGCACGCCCATCCCGTTACCCTCCGGGCATGTCTTCCCTGATCACCGGACTGGACCATGTGCAGATCGAGGCCCCGGCGGGGTGTGAGGCCGCCGCCCGCGCCTTCTTCGGAACCTTCCTGGGCCTGCGCGAGCTGCAGAAGCCCGCGCCGCTGCAGGCCCGCGGTGGCGTATGGTTTGCCCTGCCAGATGGGCGGCAGCTGCACGTGGGCGTGACCCCCGACTTCGTGCCGCGCGAGAAGGGCCATCCGGGGCTGCGCTGCGCCGACCTCGCCGCCTTTCAGGTCCACTGCGCGGCCCACGGAGTCACCTGCCGCGTAGACGCCGAGGCCGGGGTGGCCCGCGTATTCCTGCAGGACCCCTTTGGCAACCGGCTGGAGGTGGTGCAGGGGGGCCATGCCAGCGTCCCGCATATCTAGACAGACAGTCAGTTATAAAGGGATCTGATCGACACTCACCCTGTCAGAAGGCCCACTTTCTGGACTCCTGATGAAGGGCGTATGAATTTCGTCACGTCGGCCTTTATGAGGACGGATATGATGCCTCATGTGATTAAGACCGATTCCGTTTCTGCGCTGGTGGAGAAAATTCATAACCGCAGTGCCCGAGTAGGCGTAGTGGGGCTGGGCTATGTGGGCCTGCCCTTCCTCGTCGAGAAGGCCAAAGTGGGTTTCCACGTGGTCGGCATTGACCGCAGTTCCGAGCGTACGGGAATGGTGGCGCGTGGCGAGAACTACATCGGCGACGTGCGGGACGAGGATCTGAAGGCCGTCGTTGAGGCGGGCTGCGTCTCAACGACCACCGACTTCGAGGTGGTTCCCGAGCTGGACGTGATCGTAATCTGCGTGCCCACGCCGCTGGACCGCAACCTGAGCCCCGATCTGAGTTACGTGCGCAGCGTGACCGCCGAGATCGCGGCCCGCCTGCGTCCGGGCCAACTCATCAGCCTGGAAAGCACCACCTACCCTGGCACCACCGAAGAGGTCATGAAGCCGATCCTGGAAGCGGGCGGCCTCAAGGCGGGCGTGGACTTTTTCCTGGCGCACTCGCCCGAGCGGGTCGATCCGGGCAATGCCCGATACACCACCAAGAACACGAACAAGGTCGTGGGCGGCAACGATCCGGCCAGCCTGGAAGTTGCCGTGACCTTCTACCGCCAGACCATTGATCATGTCGTTCCGGTAAGCAGCGCCAAAACCGCCGAGATGGTCAAGGTTTATGAGAATACCTACCGGGCCGTGAATATTGCGCTGGCCAACGAGCTTACCCTGCTGTGCGACCGCATGGGCATCTCGGTGTGGGAGGTGCTGGATGCGGCCTTCACCAAGCCCTTCGGTATCATGCCCTTCTACCCCGGTCCCGGTGTGGGCGGCCACTGCATCCCGCTGGACCCACACTACCTGGAGTGGAAGGCGCGGGAATACAACTTCCAGACGCACTTCATTGCGCTGGCCGGCGAGACCAACCGCAAGATGCCCGAGTTCGTGGTGGACAAGGCTGCACGTGTGTTGAACGGCGCACGCAAGGCACTGAACGGGTCTAAGGTGCTGTTGCTGGGTATGGCGTACAAGGGTGATTTGGACGATTACCGCGAGTCGCCAGCATTACAGATTTACCGTCTATTGAAGCTGGCTGGAGCGGATGTGTCCTTTCACGATTCTTGGACGCCGGAAGTCGATGAGCACGGTGTGCAGGCCACCAGTATTGAATTGACCGATAAGATCCTGAGAGACGCCGATCTGGTGATCATCACGACCAAACACAGCAACGTGGATTACGCCAACGTGGTTGAGCAGTCGCAGGCCGTGCTGGACACCCGCTATGCCACCCGTGGATTGACGAGCGACAAGGTGACCCTGCTGTGAGCGCTCAGACTTCTGAACAGAAACGCTTTGGTCTGACCGGCGTTTCCGGGTACATTGCGCCCCGGCACCTCAAGGCCATCAAGGACACCGGCAACGTGTTGACGGCGGCCCTGGATCCTTTCGATTCAGTCGGCATCATGGACTCGTATTTTCCGGACGCCGAGTTCTTTACCCAGCCGGAGATCTTCGAGCGCTATCTGTACGATGCGCGCCGCCAGGGGATGGGCATGGATTATATGGGCATCTGTAGCCCCAACTATCTGCATGACCCGCACATTCGCATGGCGCTGCGGGCCGGGGCCGACGCCCTGTGCGAGAAGCCCATCGTGCTGAACCCGGAAGACATCACCGCCCTCAAGGAAGTGGAGGAGGAGACCGGGCGGCGGGTGTGGACCATCCTGCAGCTGCGTGCGCACGCAGCACTGGAAAAGGTCAAGGCCGAGCTGAACCCCAGCAGCGGTGACAAGTACGACGTGGACCTGTCATACATGACCAGCCGGGGAACGTGGTACCTGCGCAGCTGGAAAGGCCGCACTGAGGAAAGTGGCGGGCTGGCGACCAACATCGGGGTGCATTTCTTCGACATGCTGAGCTGGCTGTTCGGGGACATCGAGCACGTGGAGGTTCACCAGCGCAGCGAGACCGTGTGTGCCGGCTATCTGGAACTGGAACGCGCGCGCGTGCGCTGGTTCCTCTCCATTGATCCCACTTACCTGCCCGAGGAGCAGATTGCCAAAGGCCAGCGCACCTACCGGTCCATCACCATTGACGGTCAGGAGGTAGAATTTAGCGAGGGCTTCACCGATCTGCATACTGAGGTCTACCGCCGCACGCTGGCGGGCCAGGGCTTTAGCTTGGACGACACGTACCAAGCGATTGCCACGGTGGCCCAGATTCGCTCCGTCCCCTTGAGTAGCCCAACAACAGGAAGCCGACACTTCCTTCTTAGATGAATATCCTGTGGTGCACGGTGGCTACCGTAGTTCATAACTGGAGTGGAATAGATGTCCATGTCAGAGACTAATGTGGTGATTTTTGGCTACAATTTCCCGCACAAGAAAACCCAGGATCTTGTTTTTAGCCTTCTAGGCCAAGGCTTTAAAATTAGTGCTCTAATTGCTGCCGACGCGGTTAAATTAAATATTTCGGAGTCGACAGTCAGAACGAAAATTAAGCACATTGGTCTGCTTAATCCGGCTGAATATGCAGGTCATTTGGGCATTGAATTCGTTAACCTGCCACATAATTCTAGGCGTTGTGAACAATACCTTCGTGAATTGAAGCCCGCCTTGGGAATCATTGGCGGCGCGAGAATTATCAAGCAGCCTATCATTGAGCGTTTCTCCGTGGGCATTGTTAATGTGCATCCGGCCCTTTTGCCTGAAGTCAGGGGGTTGGACTCAATGCTGTGGTCTATAATGCATGATATTCCTCTGGGTGTAACTGCACATCTGATTGATGCCCGAATTGATCTCGGGCAGGGTCTAATCAGGAAACTTCTTCCAGTCTACCAAGATGATACTATCTTTGATTTGAGTGAGAGAATCTATGATAGCCAGATTGATATTGCAGCAGCAAGTCTTTTTAAAGCTCTGAATGGTGATACGTGGAGTATCGAGAATGAAATCTATTACGGCAAGATGACGCCGGAATATGAGCAGCAGGCGCTGGCCCGACTGAATGAGTACAAGGCACATCAACACCGCGAAAAGGAGATGTATGTCGGCTGAACAGGTCAGGACCATTCCTATTCTTGATCTTGAGCCAGAGATCGACGAGCTGCGCCCCGAGATCATGGCGGCCATCGGGCGCGTGCTGGACCGCACCGATTTCATCATGGGCGAGGATGTCCACCTGTTTGAGCAGGAGGTCGCCGCGTACCTGGGCGTCAAGCACGCCATCGGCGTGAACAGCGGCACCGACGCGCTGGTGATCGCCCTGCGTGCCCTGGGGATCGGCCCCGGCGACGAGGTCATCACCACGCCGTTTACCTTCTTCGCCACCGCCGAGAGCATCAGCATGGTGGGGGCAAAGCCGGTGTTCGTGGACATCGATCCAGCCACGCTGAACCTGAACCCGGAGTTGATCGAGGCGGCCATCACCCCGGCCACCCGCGCCCTCATGCCCGTTCACCTGTACGGCAACCCGGTGGACATGACCCGCATTATGGAAATCGCCCACAAGCACGGCCTGAAGGTGGTCGAGGACTGTGCCCAGAGCTTCGGCGCCCGCTGGCAGGGCCAGCAGACCGGCACTATGGGAGACTTTGGTGCGTACTCCTTCTTTCCCAGCAAGAACCTGGGGGCCTACGGCGACGGCGGGTTGCTGGCGACCAATGATGACGCTCTGGCCGACACCGCCCGGATGCTGCGCGTTCACGGCAGCCGCAAGAAATACCACAACGAAACCGTGGGCTACAACAGCCGCCTGGATACCCTTCAGGCAGCCATCCTGCGGGTGAAGTTGCCGCACATTGAGAAGTGGAATGCCCACCGCCGCAAGGTGGCCCGGCAGTACAACGAGGGACTGAAAGGGCTTGTGGGGATTGTGACGCCTGAACTGACGGACGGCCACGCCTTTCACCAGTACACCATTCGGGTGCAGAACGGGCGGCGGGACGAGTTACAGCAGAAATTGGCAGAGCAGGGCATCGGGACCATGGTGTACTATCCGATTCCGCAGGACGAACTGCCAATTTATAAGGGGCAGTACCCAACGTATGAACACAGCAGGCTGGCGGCGAAGGAAGCGTTGAGCTTGCCGATTGGGCATGTGATTCCGATGGGCACGGTTGAGGCCGTGATCCGGGCTTTGAAGGCCATGCTGAAGACATGAAAGCGGTGATGGCGGCTCCGGCTCTGAAACGGGTTGGGACCTTGATGGGCGGGACAGTGTTGGGACAGTTGGCAGTCTTTGCGGTTACGCCCATCCTGACCCGGCTCTATGCGCCCGAAGCCTTCAATGACTTCGGCATTTATTTGGCGATATCTGGCGTTTTTTCGGTGATTGCCACTTTGAGATTAGAGGCCGCCATCCCTATCGCAAGGGATAATGCTGATGCGTTTAATTTAACGCGAGTAGCCTTTAAAACTAGTTGTGTCATCGCCATCTTGGCCATTATGCTGACCTTCTATGTTCTGTCAACAGGTTTCTTAGTCGTCAAAAGTAATCCTCTAATCTTCTCTCTCCTAGTTGGAATATCTGTATTATTAATTGGTGCTTTCCAGGCCATCTCTGCTTTACAGGTTCGGCACGACGGATATAGTGTAATTGCACGTGCTAAAGCTGCGCAGGGAGGAGTTCTTGCTTTCGGGCAGGTGGCAATAGGGTTCTTATTTTCGGCACCTATAGCGTTAGTGATGGGTGACGTCTGCAGTCGCATTGCAGGTCTAAGCAGCTCATTAAATCTATACCGCCGGGAGACTAAAGTTCAATCTGTTCAAAATAATTTAGTTGTTTTAAGTAATTACCTGAACTTTCCGAAATTTAGTGCTCCAGCTGCGCTGATTAATTCGTTAGGGACGCAGGCTCCAATATTTCTACTGGGTATATTTTTTACGCCTTCTTCTGTGGGCTTTTATGTTTTTGCCAACAGATTAATTGCAATTCCAGTATCGCTTATTGCTACTACTTTAGGGCAAGTTTTCCTAGGCGAGTTAGGAAAGGCACTTTCCTCAGGATCTTCAATTTTTACAGTGGTTTCTCGATACTTTAGAATAAGTATATTGCTGGTGATTTGCTTTAGCTTAGTAAGTATTCCACTAAATACTTTATTATCTCCTTTTATCTTAGGTGATAAATGGCGCGCGTCAATTCCAATTATAAATGCCCTTTTGATAATGGCAATTTTCCAAGTGCCTATCTCTACCATATCGCAAACTTTAAACTCGTTGGGGCGCAATTCTTGGCAACTAGCCTGGGATATTATAAGGATTGTTTTAGTTACAGCAGCCATCTCTTTTTCCTCGATATTCTCCAAGAATCTTAACTTGGTTATCTATGTTTATGTGACTGCAAGCATTGTAGCTTATATAATCCTACTCGGGCTAATATACTCGAGCGTGAAACGGCACATCGTACTAGATCCATCCAGATCTGAAGCGAGCAGAAAGTGAATAGTAATTCTGCTATAATCGGCCAATATTATTTTAATAGGCCAGAATTGCGTGCAAATGTAAACTTTGTTGGAGAATCCTATTCATCTTTGGACTTATTTGGAATATTTATAAATTCTTGGTCATGTACTTTGTGCTTAACTTGATGGATCTTTACTCAAAAATATTACCATATGCAGTTGCCGCCTCCTGTGGAATGGTATATTTATATGTTTTAATGAATGCGGGAGTCATTACAACATTTTTCACTCATGGATTATTAATCCTATTTGCACTGTTGATAGTGTACAAGGAGGAAGAATGACATACGATGTAGCTCACCTTACTATCTTACACGAGATCGACGACAATAGAATTTTTCATAAAGAAGTCCAGTCTTTACGGAAATTGTACAAAGTTTTACTTGTAGCCCCAGAAAGCAATATTGAAATCTCTGATTCGATTTCTTTTAAGAAGAGAAGGGGCATCAAAAGAGCGCTCGCTCATATAGATATATTAAGACTGGCTTATAAAAGCAAGGCACAAATCATACACTATCATGATCCCGAACTATTTTTCGTAGCCGGTATACTGAAGCTGTGCCAAAGAACAATTATATTCGACTCTCACGAAGATGTGCCTCAAGACATGCTGAATAAGCCGTACCTAAACTCATTATTGCGCATTGTGTTTTACACAGCATTAATCGGCATTACAAAAATCATAGGATTATGGTTCGATGCCATCATATGTGCGACGGAAGAAATCGCATCGCGTTTCCCAGCACATAAAACTACTGTGGTTAAAAATTTCGCAAGAGGCTCGGAATTCTCCAGTGATACGATTAATATTAATCCCCTGGAAATGGAATACGATTTCATTTACGTCGGCACAATTAGTGAAGATAGGGGGATCCTGCAAATATTGGAATCTTTGAGTAAAATCAAAAGTAACAGAAAGATCAAGTCCATCGTAGTTGGTCCGATACATTCTTCCTCTTTAGAAAGAAAAATCAAAGAGATGTCTAAGGATATTGATGTTACTTTTACCGGAAGTCTATCGAGACGAAAACTGCTTTCATTTTTAAGTGCCTCAAAAATCGCCATGGTAACACTACATCCTACGTCAACTTATATAGAAAGTTTACCAGTTAAACTTTTTGAATATATGATGGCTGGACGTCATATTATTGCGTCAAATTTTTCAAAATGGAAGAGTATAGCAGGTGAAATTGATAATATAGAATTTGTAGATCCACTTGATACTGACGTAATAGCGAATGCCATGCAAAATGGACTCAAAATTACATCGAACGAATATTCAGCAAACGCCAGAAAATCAATGCAGTTCGCTCAGGCCAATTATTCCTGGGAATCCCAAGCGGCAATACTATTTGAGGTTTATAGGAGATTAAATCGTGAAAAAAATAGTCATAGTGAATCCGTTCGATGAAATACCGGGTGAAACAGATGTACCTACACGATACAGTACGATATTCAATTTGCTGACGGAAGATTCATGGCAAGTTACGTGGCTCACAGCTTCATTTGGGCACCGAAAAAAGAGACGTCGGATTAATGACAATCCTAATATCATTTTGTTTCCGGTACCCGCGTACGAAAACTTAAGCATAAGAAGAATTTTCAGTCACTTCTCTTATAGCATACAAGTGTTAATCTATTTATTAAAAACTAGCGACGAGAGGACACTAGTCTTAGTTAGCCATCCCTTAATTTCTCCTGCCTACTACTTATATCTATTGAATAAGTACAGAAAGATAGGGGGATACATAATCGACTTTCAAGATAGCTGGCCAAAATCAATCCTACCACACTATTTGAAATTGCTCGCAATTCCACTGGATTCATTGACACGAATGGTCAGCAGATCTTCCATGAAAAATATTGCGGTAGCGAAGTACTACTTGTCGGAGAGGGATATCTTAGGGGAAACTATCTACTTAGGAATAGATTCTAACAGCGTCAAGTATCGTAAGGTGTCAAAGAACAATAAGATTATTAAATTCGTTTTCGCTGGATCCCTTGGAAGACAATATGATTTAGATTCTCTTTACGAAGTGATTAAGCGCCTTAATAGAAATGAGTATACATTTACCATCGATA
It encodes the following:
- the paaZ gene encoding phenylacetic acid degradation bifunctional protein PaaZ, with amino-acid sequence MTTIPSILRPASYVSGTWHANADGQTLVDAVYGRPIAVISSEGVDFAGALAYGRERGAALRKITFHTRARILKALGLYLMERKEEYYALNLFTGATRRDGWVDIEGGIGTLLSYASMARRELPDERFLPEGKVERLGRAGTFVARHLLVPREGVSVQINAFNFPVWGMLEKLAPAFIAGMPSLVKPAPQTAYLTERVVRDIIASGLLPEGALQLVVGEPGDLLDHVREQDLVAFTGSAATAARLKVHPNLIAHSVPFNAEADSLNASVLGLTVTPDSPEFTLYVKEVAREITGKAGQKCTAIRRAIVPSGLVEAVTEALRKELGKVTLGDPARDDVRMGALVSVEQRDRVRETLTQLGREARVVIGGAEGELRGGDREKGAFLDPTVLLCDSPLTATGPHELEAFGPVATLLPYDTLDDAITLARLGRGSLAGSVITHDRAEATELVLGLASTHGRLLVLNRDDAKESTGHGSPLPQLLHGGPGRAGGGAELGGISGVKHHMNKVAVQADPTTLSAITREYVPGGEVTEDVVHPFRKTFDEIQVGDSLLTHRRTVTEADIVNFAGLTGDHFYAHVDEIGAKEGIFGRRVAHGYFLISAAAGMFVSPAPGPVLANYGLENLRFVEPVGIGDTIRTRLTCKRKIRKDLRPEETRPTGVVEWHAEITNQNDELVATYDILTLVVRARDGFDPAQEEGQTAQA
- a CDS encoding glyoxalase yields the protein MSSLITGLDHVQIEAPAGCEAAARAFFGTFLGLRELQKPAPLQARGGVWFALPDGRQLHVGVTPDFVPREKGHPGLRCADLAAFQVHCAAHGVTCRVDAEAGVARVFLQDPFGNRLEVVQGGHASVPHI
- a CDS encoding nucleotide sugar dehydrogenase; protein product: MIKTDSVSALVEKIHNRSARVGVVGLGYVGLPFLVEKAKVGFHVVGIDRSSERTGMVARGENYIGDVRDEDLKAVVEAGCVSTTTDFEVVPELDVIVICVPTPLDRNLSPDLSYVRSVTAEIAARLRPGQLISLESTTYPGTTEEVMKPILEAGGLKAGVDFFLAHSPERVDPGNARYTTKNTNKVVGGNDPASLEVAVTFYRQTIDHVVPVSSAKTAEMVKVYENTYRAVNIALANELTLLCDRMGISVWEVLDAAFTKPFGIMPFYPGPGVGGHCIPLDPHYLEWKAREYNFQTHFIALAGETNRKMPEFVVDKAARVLNGARKALNGSKVLLLGMAYKGDLDDYRESPALQIYRLLKLAGADVSFHDSWTPEVDEHGVQATSIELTDKILRDADLVIITTKHSNVDYANVVEQSQAVLDTRYATRGLTSDKVTLL
- a CDS encoding Gfo/Idh/MocA family oxidoreductase, which codes for MSAQTSEQKRFGLTGVSGYIAPRHLKAIKDTGNVLTAALDPFDSVGIMDSYFPDAEFFTQPEIFERYLYDARRQGMGMDYMGICSPNYLHDPHIRMALRAGADALCEKPIVLNPEDITALKEVEEETGRRVWTILQLRAHAALEKVKAELNPSSGDKYDVDLSYMTSRGTWYLRSWKGRTEESGGLATNIGVHFFDMLSWLFGDIEHVEVHQRSETVCAGYLELERARVRWFLSIDPTYLPEEQIAKGQRTYRSITIDGQEVEFSEGFTDLHTEVYRRTLAGQGFSLDDTYQAIATVAQIRSVPLSSPTTGSRHFLLR
- a CDS encoding formyltransferase family protein translates to MSETNVVIFGYNFPHKKTQDLVFSLLGQGFKISALIAADAVKLNISESTVRTKIKHIGLLNPAEYAGHLGIEFVNLPHNSRRCEQYLRELKPALGIIGGARIIKQPIIERFSVGIVNVHPALLPEVRGLDSMLWSIMHDIPLGVTAHLIDARIDLGQGLIRKLLPVYQDDTIFDLSERIYDSQIDIAAASLFKALNGDTWSIENEIYYGKMTPEYEQQALARLNEYKAHQHREKEMYVG
- a CDS encoding DegT/DnrJ/EryC1/StrS family aminotransferase → MSAEQVRTIPILDLEPEIDELRPEIMAAIGRVLDRTDFIMGEDVHLFEQEVAAYLGVKHAIGVNSGTDALVIALRALGIGPGDEVITTPFTFFATAESISMVGAKPVFVDIDPATLNLNPELIEAAITPATRALMPVHLYGNPVDMTRIMEIAHKHGLKVVEDCAQSFGARWQGQQTGTMGDFGAYSFFPSKNLGAYGDGGLLATNDDALADTARMLRVHGSRKKYHNETVGYNSRLDTLQAAILRVKLPHIEKWNAHRRKVARQYNEGLKGLVGIVTPELTDGHAFHQYTIRVQNGRRDELQQKLAEQGIGTMVYYPIPQDELPIYKGQYPTYEHSRLAAKEALSLPIGHVIPMGTVEAVIRALKAMLKT
- a CDS encoding oligosaccharide flippase family protein, producing the protein MKAVMAAPALKRVGTLMGGTVLGQLAVFAVTPILTRLYAPEAFNDFGIYLAISGVFSVIATLRLEAAIPIARDNADAFNLTRVAFKTSCVIAILAIMLTFYVLSTGFLVVKSNPLIFSLLVGISVLLIGAFQAISALQVRHDGYSVIARAKAAQGGVLAFGQVAIGFLFSAPIALVMGDVCSRIAGLSSSLNLYRRETKVQSVQNNLVVLSNYLNFPKFSAPAALINSLGTQAPIFLLGIFFTPSSVGFYVFANRLIAIPVSLIATTLGQVFLGELGKALSSGSSIFTVVSRYFRISILLVICFSLVSIPLNTLLSPFILGDKWRASIPIINALLIMAIFQVPISTISQTLNSLGRNSWQLAWDIIRIVLVTAAISFSSIFSKNLNLVIYVYVTASIVAYIILLGLIYSSVKRHIVLDPSRSEASRK
- a CDS encoding glycosyltransferase; this encodes MTYDVAHLTILHEIDDNRIFHKEVQSLRKLYKVLLVAPESNIEISDSISFKKRRGIKRALAHIDILRLAYKSKAQIIHYHDPELFFVAGILKLCQRTIIFDSHEDVPQDMLNKPYLNSLLRIVFYTALIGITKIIGLWFDAIICATEEIASRFPAHKTTVVKNFARGSEFSSDTININPLEMEYDFIYVGTISEDRGILQILESLSKIKSNRKIKSIVVGPIHSSSLERKIKEMSKDIDVTFTGSLSRRKLLSFLSASKIAMVTLHPTSTYIESLPVKLFEYMMAGRHIIASNFSKWKSIAGEIDNIEFVDPLDTDVIANAMQNGLKITSNEYSANARKSMQFAQANYSWESQAAILFEVYRRLNREKNSHSESVR